The genomic DNA GGATGACGCGAGCCGGTTGGGAATCCGAAACTCCGAGATCGTTACCGTCAAGAGCAGACGCGGCGAGATTAACTTACCCGTCTGGATCGGCGGACGCGGCAACCCCAAGCCCGGCGAGGTGTTCGTCCCCTTCTTCGACGAAGGCAAGCTGATCAACCTTGTCACGCTCGACGAGTACGACCCATACTCCAGGCAACCCGACTACAAGAAGTGCGCAGTGACCATCGTCCGCAAGGCATAGGAGCAGCCATGTTCAACGCGCACTCAATGCGATGGATCTCGCCTGAACTGGTATGGATCAGTGTGCTGCTTGCGGCATGCGTGACCCTCGCTGCTGTGGGGCTGGGCACCGCATCTCAGCTCAGCTCCGTCGCGGGACCGCGCGACACCCCGAGCACGACGGGTGGTTCTCGTCAGGAGTCGGTCGCGTGGCGACTGAACAACCCTGCGCCGCACATCGTCCCCGAGTCGAAAGCACACCCAACGGCTGTTGCCGACAAGCTCGCGTCGAGGGTTCGCTCGATGGAGCATCGGGCGTCGCTGCGTGCATATGAGGGTGCGCCGCCTGTCATCCCACACGCCATCGCCGACCTGAACATCCAGACTTGCCGCGCGTGCCATGCCGAGGGGCTCAATGCCGGCGACAAGGTCGCGAAGATGGTCTCGCACACCTATCTCACTAACTGCACGCAGTGCCATGTCGAAGCCCAGCCCACGAGCAACGACCCCGCCGATCTGTCTATCGGCAATCTCTTCGTCGGGCTCCGTCCGAGCGGATACGGCGGAACACGAGCGTGGGGAGGGGCACCGCCGGTCATGCCGCACACCACCTTCATGCGAACAAACTGCATCAGTTGCCACGGCGAGCACGGATACGACGGCTGGCGACCGGACCACCTCTCCCGCACCAACTGCGTCCAGTGCCATGTACCGGCCGCGCAGTTCGAACAACTCGCACCCACCTTTGGCTTTCCCGACATTGCCGACGGTCAGCAAGCGGATGCGCGGCCTTAGGATCATGCACGATGCCCGAGGATCCACTTCTCACGCGGCGTGACCTCCTGCGAGGCCGGATTCTCGGCCGACGCGCTCAGACCGCTACGGGGAACGCCCATGACGAGAAGGCGGGCGAGAGTCCCGCCGGAACTCAGGCCAAGCCCGTCGATGCTCGTCCATCCGCCTCGGGCGCGATGGGGCGCCGATTCGCCCTCCCGATCCACCGCCCTCCAGGTGCGATTGACGAAGTCTCGTTCCTCTCCGGATGCACGCGATGCAACAAGTGCATTACCGCATGCCCGGTGAGTGCGATCGTTTACGCCCCGGCCAAGTTCCGCGCCGCGGCGGGTACGCCCATGATCGCCCCGTATGCCGCGGCGTGCATCATGTGCGAGGACACACCGTGTATCACGGCGTGCGAGCCCGGGGTGCTCAGGGCGGATCAGCCGCGGATAATGGGCGTGGCGTGGATTCAAACGATGGCATGCCTCGCGCACGCTGGTTCTTTCTGCACCGTTTGTTCGGAGCGATGCCCGGTGGCGCACGCGATCGATGTCGACGCGGGCAGGCCGACAATCCGAGCCGATGTGTGTACTGGGTGCGGCGTCTGTGCGAGTGTCTGCCCGGCACCGTCGAACGCGATCGTGGTCATGCCGCTCGCAGATAGGCCCGCGATCGGCCGACCACACGATACCGGGTGATGCGTCCTCTTGGATCCTCAGGTGGCCAGTTCAGTCGCTGGATCTGTGGATCGGAACGAGTTGCTTGATCGGAGCCAGCGCAGGAAAGAGGGGCCTATCGGGACAGAGAGTGGCACGATTCTGCAGTAACGGCTTGGCAGGAACTGTCCAGAGTAATCGTCGTATTCCTGTCGATCTGTCGGGGTGGACACTCTCACTGTCGATCTTCACATCTGTACATTCAGAGGCAGCGAGACCTGCTCCGCAAGAGGTACGACAGAGCGAGATGATGTGGCTGACGGTGGTGGACGGGTGGCGGGTGCATGATGCTCTCTGACTGGGCTGAAGCCGGTTGAGATGATCTAGGGCGGTGCAAGTTCAAGTGTTTCTGGGACGAAACTAACCCCTGACGTTTGTTCAGCGTTCTTGGCGGCTCACGGGCTTAGTTCATCGAGGCACCAAGATCCGTGCTCTGGCGTTGATCGCCATCTCAGGCGTTGGTGAAGTCGCCCCTCACACGCGGTCCAGAGTTCCACTGCATCGGCGTGGAGTCGATAGCCGCCCCAATGGGACGGGCGCCTGACAGCATGTTCGATACACGAGACCGCAGCGACTTTCGCTGCCTCGCGGAGGAGTACGGCTCTCGAGGCGATTGGTTTGCTCTGTCGGCTGGCGTGTGCGCCGATGCGGGAGAGCAGCGGCCTGGTGCTGAAGTACTCGTCGTTCTCGGCATCGCCCAGCCGCTCGACCTGACCCTCTATGCGTGCCTGGCGTCCGGCGTGAGGCCAGTAGAAGACAACAGACGCTACAGGGTTCGCTGCGAGTTCAATGCCCTTGCGACTCTCGTAGTTGGTAAAGAAGGTGAGTGCGTGCCGCGCGGGCTCGATTGCTTTGCAAAGGACGATTCGAACGGATGGTCTTCCGTCGAGCGTTGAAGTTGCTAGGGACATCGCGTTGGCATCGGGGTATGCCCGGCTCTCAGTTGCTTCGTTCAGCCACTGTACGAGCAGAGGGAACGGATCATCCGGGAACGGCTCGGGGACGCCGGTTGGAACGATCAGTCGGTCAATGAGGGAATCGAGCATGGCTCCGGTCTCTTGGATGCTTTCGCGATCATCTGTCCTTCTTGCGCTGGGAAGGACGGCCGAGTTCATGGCAGATAGAAGCGCGTCGAGTTGATTTCTGGAGATCTTCCAGACTTGTGTCCTTGAACTGTCGTTCGATGGTCTCTAATGCATCGTCGAGGCGCTTGTGAAGCGGGCACAAATGTATGTGCTCGGGGTTGCCCAACGGACACTGGGTGATCCTGGCGATCGGGTCGACCGCGTTGATCACGTCGAGGATTGAGATCTTGCCGGCATCGCGGGAGAGCACGAACCCACCGTTTGGTCCGCGTTGAGAGTCGATGAGCCCCGCCACCACGAGGTCTCGGAGAATCTTCGAGAGGTAGCCGCGTGGAACCCGCGTGTGCTCTGCGATGGTCTCGCTGTTTGCCGAGCGGTCGGCATCCAGCGAGGCGAGATGTGCCATGGCACGCAACGCGTATTCGATGGTCTGTGAGATCATGGCTTGCTGCACCTGCTTCGTGGTCGTAGGACGAATCAGTCTGGAGAGTGTACGGACGTCTGCACGCCGCAGGCTGGGCGATCGGCAAGTCCCGCCCTTGTCTGACGTTCGGCTTCGGCGCTCATTCCTGCCGGGAAGAGCGCGTTGTTCTCCTTGTGGATATGAACTCTTGTGTCCTCGTCGAGTTCGCGGAGCGCCGTGACCAAGGCCGCGTAACTGGCGCACGCGTCCGCGGGGGTCGTGTAGCCCGAGAGAGCGTCGCGGATGCGTGCGAGCGCGGCGGCGGCATCGTCGTGGTCGTGCAGCATGCACGAGATCGGGCGCGAGACGCTCCATGGCGGTCCGATGTGGACGGCGCCGGGCGTCTGAAGCCGGCGGAGCCACGGGAAGAGCACACGCTCCTCGCGGATCATGTGGTCGAAGAGTTCCTCACGGAACCGCGCAAACGTCTCGGCAACGGCGCGGAGCTCGGGGTGAGCGTCACCGTGGGCGCCGAGCACACGGGGCAACAACGCGTCGATGCGGGCGATGAGGTCGCGGGCGCGGACGTGGTGCACGCGCTCGATGTGGTCGGCCAGGTCGGTCATTCCCATCGAGTGCCAGTCTTCTCTTTCCCCATCCCCGACGCGGTTCGTCGCATCGCGGATCTCGGCGAGGATCGCGTCGGGGTCCATGCCCGCGGCCTCGCACGCCTGCTGCAGGGTGCGCCGCCCGCCGCAGCAGAAGTCCAGGCCGTGACGAGCAAAGACGGAGACGGACTCCGGTCTGGACACGGCGATGGAGCCGATGGTCTCACGGATCGCGCTGTTCTTCATCGGTGGTCTCCTCGGGCTGAGCTGGGGTGTGGAGGGAGGCACGCCACGCGCGTCGCGCAGCGGCGAGGCCGTCGAAGTCGGCGGCGCGTCCTCCGATCGTGGTCATGGCGTGGTCGGCGTCATTCTGCTTTGCGAAGGCGATGTAGCCGGAACCCATGGGTGTCATGAGACGGGCCGTGTCGGCGAGAACGAAGCGGGCGTCATTCACGTCGAGCCATGTGCCGTCGCCGTGGTCGACTGCAAACGCGCGGAGTTCCTTCATATCGGCGTGGCCCTGATCGCGGAAGTCGATCAGGCAGCCAAGGTCGTCGAAGAGCCGGTGCTCGCGTCGTCCGGCGATCTCGACGAGCACGGCGGCACAGGCCCGATCGTCCATGATGATCATGCCGCACTCGGCGCACTCGTCTCGCCCGGCTCGAAGATCCGGCGGACCGTCGAGCGGGGGCCCGCCGCACGCGCCTGGGAGGGCGAGTGCCAGCAGGGCGAGGACGCGGAGGGGAACGGCGTTCATGAGGCGCCCTTTCGCGAGAAGAGAACGCAGGCGAGCGCGAGCGGAAGGAGGATCCACAGGCCCAGGCAGAGCGCGAACAGGCCGTGCAGCCCGTTGCCGTGCTCCTCAACCGCATACAGCGCGGCGGGGCCCAGCACGTCGAGGGTCGAGTCGATGGCGTGCAGCGACCACATCTTGAAGACCTGCAGCGGGTTGATCAGACTGAGTGCGAAGAGCTCCTCGATGCGGAGGCGGAACGTGAGCGTGCCCGCCATCAGCGCAAGGTCCGTGCCGAACACGAGCGCAAGCCACAGGAACACCGCCGTACCGGTTGCGACGGAGGCGCGCCGGGTGACAACCGAGATCAGCATGCCCGTGGCGAGCATCCCGAGTGCGAGCAGGAGCGAGAGTCCCGCCAGCCAGATGATGCTCGAAGCGTCCAGCGAGCCGCCCCTGGAGCCGACCACGATGCCGCACAGGCCCAGCCCGAGCAGGATGCACGAGAGCAACGCGACCGCGAGGCCAAGGTACTTCCCGAGCAGCAGCTCGGTCCGTGACACCGGCTGCGCCAGAAGATACGCGAGCATTCCCCGCTCCCGGTCCGACGCGATCGACGACGCGCCGGCCGAGAGCGCCATCAGCGGGACCACGAGCAGCACGAGATTGATCAGGCCGGCGCTGGTGCGGCCGAAACTGGAGAGGCCCTGGCCTCCCGAGCCGGCGGCCGAGACGAACGAGACGCCAAGCCCGAGCGCGGCGAACGCGAGCGTGTAGAGCGCGAACCATCGCGTGCCCACGGCGTCCCGAAGCTCTCGCACGCCGACCCAGGCGA from Phycisphaeraceae bacterium includes the following:
- a CDS encoding nitrate reductase cytochrome c-type subunit codes for the protein MFNAHSMRWISPELVWISVLLAACVTLAAVGLGTASQLSSVAGPRDTPSTTGGSRQESVAWRLNNPAPHIVPESKAHPTAVADKLASRVRSMEHRASLRAYEGAPPVIPHAIADLNIQTCRACHAEGLNAGDKVAKMVSHTYLTNCTQCHVEAQPTSNDPADLSIGNLFVGLRPSGYGGTRAWGGAPPVMPHTTFMRTNCISCHGEHGYDGWRPDHLSRTNCVQCHVPAAQFEQLAPTFGFPDIADGQQADARP
- a CDS encoding 4Fe-4S binding protein, with product MPEDPLLTRRDLLRGRILGRRAQTATGNAHDEKAGESPAGTQAKPVDARPSASGAMGRRFALPIHRPPGAIDEVSFLSGCTRCNKCITACPVSAIVYAPAKFRAAAGTPMIAPYAAACIMCEDTPCITACEPGVLRADQPRIMGVAWIQTMACLAHAGSFCTVCSERCPVAHAIDVDAGRPTIRADVCTGCGVCASVCPAPSNAIVVMPLADRPAIGRPHDTG
- the pdxH gene encoding pyridoxamine 5'-phosphate oxidase, with product MLDSLIDRLIVPTGVPEPFPDDPFPLLVQWLNEATESRAYPDANAMSLATSTLDGRPSVRIVLCKAIEPARHALTFFTNYESRKGIELAANPVASVVFYWPHAGRQARIEGQVERLGDAENDEYFSTRPLLSRIGAHASRQSKPIASRAVLLREAAKVAAVSCIEHAVRRPSHWGGYRLHADAVELWTACEGRLHQRLRWRSTPEHGSWCLDELSP
- a CDS encoding Rrf2 family transcriptional regulator, with the protein product MISQTIEYALRAMAHLASLDADRSANSETIAEHTRVPRGYLSKILRDLVVAGLIDSQRGPNGGFVLSRDAGKISILDVINAVDPIARITQCPLGNPEHIHLCPLHKRLDDALETIERQFKDTSLEDLQKSTRRASICHELGRPSQRKKDR
- a CDS encoding DUF542 domain-containing protein, whose protein sequence is MKNSAIRETIGSIAVSRPESVSVFARHGLDFCCGGRRTLQQACEAAGMDPDAILAEIRDATNRVGDGEREDWHSMGMTDLADHIERVHHVRARDLIARIDALLPRVLGAHGDAHPELRAVAETFARFREELFDHMIREERVLFPWLRRLQTPGAVHIGPPWSVSRPISCMLHDHDDAAAALARIRDALSGYTTPADACASYAALVTALRELDEDTRVHIHKENNALFPAGMSAEAERQTRAGLADRPACGVQTSVHSPD
- a CDS encoding nitrous oxide reductase accessory protein NosL, with the protein product MNAVPLRVLALLALALPGACGGPPLDGPPDLRAGRDECAECGMIIMDDRACAAVLVEIAGRREHRLFDDLGCLIDFRDQGHADMKELRAFAVDHGDGTWLDVNDARFVLADTARLMTPMGSGYIAFAKQNDADHAMTTIGGRAADFDGLAAARRAWRASLHTPAQPEETTDEEQRDP
- a CDS encoding ABC transporter permease subunit → MAHTRPSITGIPHPPCTLATIAWVGVRELRDAVGTRWFALYTLAFAALGLGVSFVSAAGSGGQGLSSFGRTSAGLINLVLLVVPLMALSAGASSIASDRERGMLAYLLAQPVSRTELLLGKYLGLAVALLSCILLGLGLCGIVVGSRGGSLDASSIIWLAGLSLLLALGMLATGMLISVVTRRASVATGTAVFLWLALVFGTDLALMAGTLTFRLRIEELFALSLINPLQVFKMWSLHAIDSTLDVLGPAALYAVEEHGNGLHGLFALCLGLWILLPLALACVLFSRKGAS